Proteins from a genomic interval of Candidatus Kuenenbacteria bacterium HGW-Kuenenbacteria-1:
- the secG gene encoding preprotein translocase subunit SecG, producing the protein MKILTIIQVIVSIFLIISILLQSKGSGLGAVFGGGENIYQVKRGIEKYLFIFTIVLSILFLGLGIINILLAQ; encoded by the coding sequence ATGAAAATTTTAACCATTATTCAAGTTATTGTTTCTATTTTTTTAATAATTAGCATCTTACTTCAAAGTAAAGGTAGTGGATTGGGAGCGGTTTTTGGTGGTGGAGAAAATATTTATCAAGTTAAACGGGGAATAGAAAAATATTTATTTATTTTTACTATTGTTCTTTCTATTTTATTTTTGGGACTGGGAATAATAAATATTCTTTTAGCCCAATAA